Proteins encoded within one genomic window of Spirulina major PCC 6313:
- a CDS encoding protein kinase domain-containing protein has protein sequence MSYCLNPDCGHPQNREGSDRVSHSRAQVCRSCGQVILLKQRYRPIRSLGQGGFGRTFIGVDLDLPKSPRCVIKQLFFQTTSAALQAKAIALFEQEALQLSQLGSHPQIPTLAAYFKERDQLYLVQEWVNGQPLNPSVWSQHPNLEPRIWQLLRDLLPVLQFIHDRNVIHRDIKPDNILQRRSDGKFILIDFGIARTLTETAMMGGATVIGTPGFMAPEQMRGKVLPASDLYSLGVTCLNLITGLHPDTLFDVVNDRWQWRDRLPPGQTLSPALIRILNSLIAPSLRQRVQSATALLRDIGGPTVPPIRSDATPSPDLNTPTIFTGTRAAEDLTPTTQTPPPADPQPVRIDYTHLKTMLQKRRWEQADAETWAILCRLLRKRDNACLFVREIAALPCADLQAIDFLWAKYSDRHFGFKIQSQLFITAKADYPAFCQQVGWPVHRVTRHTYLQFTHRAPQGHLPSRRWVGGTQWWKHAEQLTQKLQACDLL, from the coding sequence ATGTCGTACTGTTTAAATCCTGACTGTGGCCACCCCCAAAATAGAGAGGGGAGCGATCGCGTCAGCCACTCTCGCGCCCAAGTCTGCCGGAGTTGTGGTCAGGTGATCCTGCTCAAACAACGCTACCGCCCGATCCGTTCCCTCGGCCAGGGTGGGTTTGGGCGCACCTTTATCGGGGTGGATCTCGATTTACCCAAATCCCCCCGCTGTGTGATTAAACAACTTTTTTTCCAAACCACGAGCGCGGCACTCCAGGCGAAAGCGATCGCCCTCTTTGAACAAGAAGCCCTGCAACTCAGTCAACTGGGCAGCCATCCCCAAATCCCCACCCTAGCTGCTTACTTCAAAGAACGCGATCAACTCTATCTCGTCCAAGAATGGGTCAATGGCCAACCCCTTAACCCGTCGGTGTGGTCGCAACATCCCAACCTGGAACCCCGGATTTGGCAACTGCTGCGGGATTTGCTCCCCGTGCTGCAATTCATCCACGATCGCAACGTCATTCACCGCGACATCAAACCCGACAACATCCTACAACGGCGTTCCGATGGCAAATTTATCCTGATTGATTTTGGCATTGCCCGCACCCTGACCGAAACCGCAATGATGGGCGGCGCAACGGTGATCGGCACACCGGGCTTTATGGCTCCTGAACAGATGCGGGGGAAAGTGCTCCCGGCTAGTGACCTCTACAGTTTAGGGGTCACTTGTTTGAATTTAATCACCGGGCTGCATCCTGACACACTCTTTGATGTGGTCAATGACCGCTGGCAGTGGCGCGATCGCCTCCCTCCCGGTCAAACCCTCAGCCCCGCCCTGATCCGCATTCTCAACTCACTGATTGCCCCCTCTCTGCGGCAACGAGTCCAATCGGCCACGGCTCTCCTCCGCGATATCGGCGGCCCCACCGTACCCCCCATCCGCTCCGATGCCACCCCAAGCCCCGACCTCAACACCCCTACCATCTTCACTGGAACCCGCGCCGCCGAAGACCTCACCCCCACGACCCAAACCCCGCCCCCAGCCGACCCCCAACCCGTCCGCATCGACTATACCCACCTCAAAACGATGCTGCAAAAACGGCGCTGGGAACAAGCCGACGCTGAAACCTGGGCGATTCTCTGCCGTCTCCTCCGCAAACGCGATAACGCCTGTCTCTTCGTGCGGGAAATTGCAGCCCTGCCCTGTGCCGACCTCCAAGCGATTGATTTTCTGTGGGCAAAGTATAGCGATCGCCACTTTGGGTTCAAAATACAAAGTCAACTGTTTATCACCGCCAAGGCAGACTATCCCGCCTTTTGCCAACAGGTGGGCTGGCCCGTGCATCGGGTCACACGTCACACCTATCTCCAATTCACCCATCGCGCCCCCCAAGGTCATCTCCCCTCCCGACGCTGGGTCGGCGGCACGCAATGGTGGAAGCACGCCGAACAGTTAACCC
- the gshA gene encoding glutamate--cysteine ligase has product MLLSKGCEIELYTGHPDGTIVGLSDHIVHDLSGFVREPDSRNVEYTTAPFSGYDRLLCALVRPRQQLRHYLPQHGDYTLHPGSTLSLGDTRQFFRSDPNNPYHAYIEQTYHTTVVTASVHINIGIDDPDLLMRAYRLIRLEAPLYLALSASSPFLDGQPTGFHSTRWAVFPQTPDHVPLFTSHADFVHWTEEQLRLGTMQNVRHLWVSVRPNGDHRPYNLNRLELRICDLVSNPIALLAIVAFLEARLTQLLTDERLDPLTQSQFTPDELLALTVANEQAAAKHSLAATLCHWQDGRSLTAADWIDQIYETLWPTAKQRSFSCFLSPLRKILSQGNEAQRWLAQYEQGQSPQQIMQGAIAAMAQAELELQEKLCVEMAV; this is encoded by the coding sequence GTGCTGCTTTCCAAAGGCTGTGAAATCGAACTCTACACCGGACATCCCGACGGCACCATCGTCGGCCTGTCCGATCATATTGTCCATGACCTATCCGGATTTGTGCGCGAACCCGATAGCCGCAACGTGGAATACACCACAGCCCCGTTTAGTGGTTATGATCGCCTTCTCTGCGCCCTCGTCCGTCCCCGCCAACAACTGCGCCACTACCTCCCCCAGCACGGCGACTATACCCTCCACCCCGGTAGCACCCTCTCCCTCGGTGACACCCGCCAATTCTTTCGCTCCGACCCTAACAACCCCTACCACGCCTACATCGAGCAGACCTATCACACCACCGTCGTCACCGCCAGCGTCCATATCAATATCGGCATTGATGACCCTGACCTCCTGATGCGTGCCTATCGCCTCATTCGCCTTGAAGCGCCGCTGTATCTGGCCCTGAGTGCCTCATCGCCTTTCCTCGACGGCCAACCGACGGGCTTCCATTCCACCCGCTGGGCCGTTTTTCCCCAAACCCCCGACCATGTGCCCCTGTTTACGAGCCATGCCGACTTCGTCCACTGGACAGAGGAGCAATTGCGCCTCGGCACCATGCAGAATGTCCGCCACCTCTGGGTTTCCGTGCGTCCCAATGGCGATCACCGCCCCTACAATCTCAATCGTCTTGAATTGCGCATCTGTGATCTCGTCAGCAACCCGATTGCCTTGCTCGCGATCGTCGCCTTCCTTGAAGCCCGCCTGACCCAACTCCTCACCGATGAGCGTCTCGATCCCCTCACCCAAAGCCAGTTCACCCCCGATGAACTCCTCGCCCTCACCGTCGCCAATGAACAGGCCGCTGCGAAACATAGCCTCGCCGCCACCCTCTGCCATTGGCAAGATGGGCGATCGCTCACCGCTGCTGACTGGATCGACCAAATTTATGAGACCCTGTGGCCCACCGCCAAGCAGCGGAGTTTTAGCTGCTTCCTCTCCCCCTTGCGGAAGATTCTCAGCCAGGGAAACGAGGCCCAGCGCTGGTTAGCCCAGTATGAGCAGGGACAGTCTCCCCAACAGATTATGCAAGGCGCGATCGCCGCCATGGCCCAAGCTGAACTGGAATTACAGGAAAAACTCTGCGTCGAAATGGCTGTGTAA
- the cbiQ gene encoding cobalt ECF transporter T component CbiQ — protein MSFTIDRYAYLTSPLHRWEPRAKLVGLLALIFAFGTVQQLTVLPWMVLVTVGLYGLSRLPWAFGLNQLRYPGAFMVMVVILVPFAGGETVLWQWGALRLTAEGCWMVVRVGVRFFSIVTLSVVLFGTTPLTKTLRAMRSLGIPSLLVDMALLTYRYLQEFNNTRRTMQQAMRLRGFQGDRLSIRSLRHWAQLAGSLLVRSYDRATRVYVAMLLRGYGQQWQGKSLGWRGIDRRSWLAMGGMGAIAIAFVWFG, from the coding sequence GTGAGCTTTACAATTGATCGCTATGCCTATTTAACGTCTCCCCTCCACCGCTGGGAGCCGCGAGCGAAGTTGGTGGGTCTGTTGGCATTGATTTTTGCCTTTGGGACGGTGCAGCAATTGACGGTGCTGCCGTGGATGGTGCTGGTGACGGTGGGTCTCTATGGCCTGTCGCGGTTGCCCTGGGCCTTTGGTCTGAACCAACTGCGCTATCCGGGGGCGTTTATGGTGATGGTGGTGATTTTGGTGCCCTTTGCGGGGGGGGAAACGGTGCTGTGGCAGTGGGGGGCGTTGCGGTTGACGGCGGAGGGCTGTTGGATGGTGGTGCGGGTGGGGGTGCGGTTTTTCTCGATTGTGACGTTGAGTGTGGTGCTGTTCGGAACGACACCGTTAACGAAAACGTTGCGGGCGATGCGATCGCTGGGCATTCCCTCTCTCTTAGTGGATATGGCGTTGCTCACCTATCGCTATCTCCAAGAGTTCAACAACACCCGCCGCACAATGCAGCAGGCGATGCGCTTACGGGGCTTTCAAGGCGATCGCCTTTCGATCCGCAGCCTGCGCCATTGGGCCCAATTGGCGGGCAGTTTGCTCGTCCGCAGTTATGACCGGGCGACGCGGGTTTACGTGGCGATGCTCCTCCGGGGGTACGGCCAACAGTGGCAGGGTAAATCGCTGGGCTGGCGGGGGATTGATCGGCGCAGTTGGCTGGCGATGGGAGGGATGGGCGCGATCGCGATCGCCTTTGTCTGGTTCGGTTGA
- a CDS encoding alpha/beta hydrolase, which yields MRVFSLDFRLTLAAFGLTLWSSLAPLSAKATERLTLKVGPFDQTIALDELKHFTDTGELSPTLQRFAPLLTPELRSLLNQTFAIDRNIADRFLADLLNTRDGQILLEQLQAAIPHSTTADLQTALYLTLDNAERITPLTLLSHYPQAELVIDLPTTARLALQLKRAAIQSQFLTPIMARKLAAPPLRGQSPHPSFDPTQPGPHAVRQRSLVLNDDTRQRQIKVDLYYSAQPRGPLIVLSHGFAADRRFMAYLANHLASYGFSVASLEHPGSNIDLLAEISLNRKPAEVLSAQELVNRPLDVQFLLDELETLNENWPYIKDKFNTTEVVVVGHSSGGYTAIALAGGELDLLALRKFCQESSPIGRAPADWLQCSAAPLPDRTLNFRDRRVVQVVALNPVTGHLFGEDGLSRVDVPTLILSNSRDAVAPPLDHQLQAFEQLKVSKYFVTILGATHMSITDESNSGSTMAQSTLVQEVMGAEAEPVRNLMRGVILAFVEQRTENAMIYRPFLTPYYVQSQSTPQLTMRLATELPPELSRWVQVLTVPTLVPDASRSLLAALNERWIALQHRLNPPQSCRGQLDRIFTDLLSQKPV from the coding sequence GTGCGTGTGTTTTCTCTTGATTTCCGCCTCACTCTCGCCGCTTTCGGGCTCACGCTCTGGAGCAGTTTGGCTCCCCTCAGCGCGAAAGCCACCGAACGCCTCACCTTAAAAGTGGGCCCGTTTGACCAAACCATTGCCCTCGATGAACTGAAGCACTTTACCGACACCGGGGAACTGTCCCCCACACTGCAACGGTTTGCGCCCTTGCTGACACCGGAACTGCGATCGCTCCTCAACCAAACCTTCGCCATCGATCGCAACATCGCCGATCGCTTCCTCGCTGACCTCCTCAACACCCGCGATGGGCAAATCCTGCTCGAACAGTTGCAAGCAGCCATCCCCCACAGCACCACCGCCGATCTCCAAACCGCCCTCTACCTCACCCTCGACAACGCTGAACGGATTACCCCCCTCACCCTCCTTTCCCACTACCCCCAGGCGGAACTCGTGATTGACCTCCCCACCACTGCCCGCCTCGCCCTCCAACTCAAACGCGCCGCAATCCAAAGCCAATTTCTCACCCCGATCATGGCGCGAAAATTGGCTGCCCCACCCCTACGCGGCCAAAGCCCCCATCCTAGTTTTGACCCGACTCAACCGGGCCCCCATGCCGTGCGACAGCGATCGCTCGTCTTAAACGATGACACCCGCCAGCGACAAATTAAAGTCGATCTGTACTACAGCGCCCAGCCGCGTGGCCCGTTGATTGTCCTATCCCACGGTTTCGCAGCGGATCGGCGCTTTATGGCCTATTTAGCGAATCATCTCGCGTCCTATGGGTTTAGCGTTGCATCCTTGGAGCATCCGGGGAGCAATATTGATCTGCTCGCGGAAATTTCGCTCAATCGTAAACCGGCCGAGGTGCTCTCGGCTCAGGAATTGGTGAATCGGCCCTTGGATGTGCAGTTCCTGTTGGATGAGTTAGAAACCCTCAATGAAAACTGGCCTTATATAAAGGATAAGTTCAACACAACTGAGGTGGTGGTGGTGGGTCATTCGTCGGGGGGATATACTGCGATCGCCCTTGCCGGGGGTGAGCTTGATCTCCTCGCCTTACGGAAGTTTTGCCAAGAGAGCAGCCCCATTGGTCGTGCTCCGGCGGATTGGCTGCAATGTTCGGCTGCACCCCTGCCCGATCGCACCTTGAATTTCCGCGATCGCCGCGTGGTGCAGGTGGTGGCCCTCAATCCGGTGACGGGTCATCTTTTTGGGGAGGACGGCTTAAGTCGGGTGGATGTGCCGACGCTGATTCTGAGTAATAGCCGCGATGCCGTCGCCCCGCCGCTGGATCATCAACTCCAAGCCTTTGAACAATTAAAGGTGTCCAAATATTTCGTGACGATCTTGGGGGCAACCCACATGAGCATCACCGACGAGAGCAACAGCGGCAGTACGATGGCCCAAAGTACGCTGGTGCAGGAGGTGATGGGGGCGGAGGCGGAACCGGTGCGGAATTTGATGCGCGGCGTGATTTTAGCGTTTGTGGAACAACGCACGGAGAACGCGATGATCTACCGTCCGTTTCTGACTCCTTACTATGTCCAGTCCCAATCCACGCCCCAACTGACGATGCGACTCGCAACAGAATTACCGCCAGAATTATCCCGCTGGGTGCAGGTGCTGACCGTGCCGACCCTGGTGCCGGATGCGTCGCGATCGCTCCTCGCTGCCCTCAATGAACGCTGGATCGCCCTGCAACATCGCCTCAATCCACCCCAGTCCTGTCGGGGTCAGTTGGATCGGATTTTTACGGATTTATTGAGTCAAAAACCAGTGTAG
- a CDS encoding S1C family serine protease, translating into MRIKPGYWVACALSIAATASSPAIPAVFAFNPDEQTRIDLYEAASPAVVTLDIGRGAGSGSIIDPTGLVLTNDHVIQGANRGRVVVITAAGDRYPAQVIAVDRTNDLALVQILSTRRFPAIPLASRQDVRVGQQVYAIGSPFGLSGTLTTGILSRIAPNGDLQTDAAINPGNSGGPLLNSNGELIGVNKAIITPNRGNVGIGFATHLQAVEQLIARSRDQIATARNLAQQPAPPPPSPTASQIRLGVAMTPDLIIQGVERGSIAAQSGLRPGDRILAINRRRIRSVDDILTFLSSGPDAALFTIARDRRLANIPIRF; encoded by the coding sequence ATGAGAATTAAACCGGGTTATTGGGTTGCCTGTGCGCTCTCGATCGCTGCCACTGCCTCATCGCCTGCCATTCCTGCGGTCTTCGCGTTTAACCCAGATGAGCAAACCCGCATCGATCTGTATGAAGCGGCAAGCCCAGCGGTGGTGACGTTGGATATTGGCCGAGGCGCAGGATCGGGCAGTATTATCGACCCGACGGGTTTAGTCTTAACCAATGATCATGTGATTCAAGGGGCGAATCGGGGCCGCGTTGTGGTGATCACCGCAGCAGGCGATCGCTACCCGGCCCAAGTGATTGCCGTCGATCGCACCAATGATCTCGCCCTCGTCCAAATTCTCAGCACCCGCCGCTTCCCCGCCATTCCCCTCGCCTCCCGGCAAGATGTCCGCGTCGGCCAGCAGGTCTATGCGATCGGCAGTCCCTTCGGATTATCCGGCACACTCACCACCGGCATTCTGAGCCGCATCGCCCCCAACGGTGACTTACAAACCGACGCGGCGATCAACCCCGGTAATTCTGGCGGGCCCTTACTCAACTCCAACGGCGAGTTAATCGGGGTCAATAAAGCCATCATCACCCCCAATCGCGGTAATGTGGGCATCGGCTTCGCCACCCATCTCCAAGCCGTGGAGCAACTCATCGCCCGCAGCCGTGACCAAATCGCCACCGCCCGCAATCTCGCCCAACAGCCAGCCCCTCCCCCGCCATCCCCTACAGCGAGCCAAATTCGCCTCGGTGTGGCCATGACCCCCGACTTGATTATTCAAGGGGTGGAGCGGGGATCGATCGCGGCGCAGTCGGGTTTACGTCCGGGCGATCGCATTCTCGCCATCAACCGCCGCCGCATCCGCTCCGTTGACGATATTCTGACGTTTCTCTCCTCCGGGCCCGATGCTGCTCTGTTTACCATTGCCCGCGATCGCCGCCTCGCCAACATTCCGATTCGCTTCTAA
- a CDS encoding PAS domain-containing protein, with the protein MVAYFSRDEHMRQADELQHLQRRLHFEIQRRQQAEAQLLTSQQTIEDISTHWITPSFWQSVFDASPLGLFAVDVTPEQDFVMAAVNPVIETWTGRSAVEICGQTPEAAFGPEMGAEIRANYQRCLDCGAAIAYEEFVPFQKEETWSQTTLTPLRNPQGEIYRLVGNALDITERKQGDLARQRLVGILEASPICVFMTDVQGYCVYTNDRWQAIAGLSADEALGLGWAGALHPEDRDRAFQLWHEAAQNQSAFRTECRFQRPDGSVSWVISQAVPLPNQDGYVGTITDISDRKAAEEQLQQQTNILQSILDNMSEGVVVSDADGKFLVFNPAAAAMFGNGPTETNHEAWSEQYGLFHGDQVTPLAPEEIPLVRSLQGEAVDEFEIFVRHATAPEGLWTSVNGRPLLDEIGNVQGGLVVCRDISDRKKDEALLHQKTKTLRDTIKTLKQTQSQLVQTEKMSSLGQLVAGVAHEINNPVNFIYGNLIHIDEYVQDLTTVVTTYQEHYPNPAPDLAELIEEKEVNFLLEDLPSLIDSMKVGSQRIREIVNSLRSFSRLDEADYKDVNLHEGIDSTLMILQNRLKATPKHPEIIIKKHYGDLPLIECYSGQLNQVFMNILVNALDALEERNQARSYQDIKADPNQITIATKLVQQGDEQQVEITFQDNALGIPKEIQSKIFDPFFTTKAIGQGTGLGMSISYQIITEKHHGSIRCQSKPGEGTTFIITIPVQQHSAAQPSADQASRPAS; encoded by the coding sequence ATGGTTGCTTATTTCTCGCGTGATGAGCATATGCGTCAAGCTGATGAACTTCAGCATCTCCAGCGCCGTTTACATTTTGAAATCCAACGTCGCCAACAGGCCGAGGCACAACTTCTAACATCGCAGCAAACGATTGAAGACATTAGCACCCACTGGATTACGCCCTCGTTTTGGCAGAGTGTGTTTGATGCATCACCGCTGGGGTTGTTTGCGGTCGATGTGACACCAGAACAGGATTTTGTGATGGCGGCGGTGAATCCTGTGATTGAAACTTGGACGGGACGCAGTGCAGTGGAAATCTGTGGGCAGACACCGGAGGCAGCGTTTGGCCCGGAGATGGGGGCTGAGATTCGAGCCAATTATCAACGATGCCTAGATTGTGGAGCGGCGATCGCCTACGAAGAATTTGTGCCGTTTCAGAAGGAAGAGACTTGGTCTCAGACGACGCTCACTCCGTTGCGCAACCCCCAGGGGGAGATCTATCGCTTGGTGGGGAATGCGTTGGATATTACGGAGCGAAAGCAGGGGGATTTGGCGCGTCAGCGGTTGGTGGGGATTTTAGAGGCATCGCCGATCTGTGTGTTTATGACGGATGTACAGGGGTATTGTGTCTATACGAACGATCGCTGGCAAGCGATCGCCGGTCTCAGTGCTGATGAAGCGTTGGGGTTGGGCTGGGCGGGGGCGCTCCATCCGGAGGATCGCGATCGCGCCTTTCAACTTTGGCATGAAGCCGCCCAAAACCAGAGTGCATTCCGCACCGAATGCCGGTTTCAGCGTCCGGATGGGTCGGTGTCGTGGGTGATTAGCCAAGCGGTTCCCCTCCCGAATCAGGATGGCTATGTGGGCACAATTACGGATATTAGCGATCGCAAAGCCGCTGAGGAGCAACTGCAACAGCAAACCAATATTTTGCAATCGATCCTCGACAACATGAGCGAAGGGGTGGTGGTCAGTGATGCCGACGGCAAATTTTTGGTCTTCAATCCTGCCGCAGCGGCCATGTTTGGCAATGGCCCCACGGAGACGAATCACGAGGCATGGTCTGAACAATATGGCCTCTTTCATGGAGATCAAGTCACGCCCTTAGCCCCAGAGGAAATTCCCCTCGTTCGGAGCTTGCAAGGGGAAGCGGTGGATGAATTTGAAATTTTTGTCCGCCATGCTACGGCTCCGGAGGGCCTGTGGACGAGTGTGAATGGGCGGCCCTTGTTGGATGAAATCGGCAACGTCCAAGGGGGATTAGTGGTCTGTCGGGATATTAGCGATCGCAAAAAAGACGAAGCCTTACTCCATCAAAAAACAAAAACCCTCCGCGACACGATCAAAACCCTCAAACAGACCCAAAGCCAACTCGTACAAACGGAAAAAATGTCCAGCTTGGGTCAATTAGTAGCTGGAGTTGCCCATGAAATCAACAATCCGGTGAACTTCATCTACGGGAACCTAATTCATATTGATGAATACGTCCAGGACTTAACCACAGTGGTTACCACCTATCAGGAACATTACCCCAATCCTGCGCCTGATTTAGCGGAGTTAATCGAAGAGAAAGAGGTGAATTTTCTTCTCGAAGACTTGCCGAGCCTGATCGATTCGATGAAGGTGGGATCGCAGCGCATTCGTGAAATCGTCAATTCTTTGCGCAGTTTCTCGCGTTTGGATGAAGCCGACTATAAAGATGTGAATCTCCATGAGGGGATTGATAGCACCTTGATGATTTTGCAAAATCGTCTCAAGGCAACACCGAAGCATCCGGAAATTATCATCAAAAAACACTATGGTGATCTACCCTTGATCGAATGTTATTCAGGGCAATTGAATCAGGTGTTTATGAATATTTTGGTGAATGCCCTTGATGCGCTTGAAGAACGCAATCAAGCTCGAAGCTATCAAGACATCAAAGCAGATCCCAATCAGATCACGATCGCCACAAAACTTGTACAACAGGGAGATGAGCAACAGGTTGAAATCACATTTCAAGATAATGCCTTAGGGATTCCTAAAGAGATTCAATCCAAAATCTTTGATCCCTTTTTTACCACCAAAGCGATCGGCCAAGGCACGGGGTTAGGGATGTCGATTAGCTATCAAATCATCACGGAAAAACATCACGGATCGATTCGTTGTCAATCCAAACCCGGTGAAGGCACGACGTTTATCATCACCATTCCAGTCCAGCAGCATTCAGCGGCACAACCGTCTGCCGACCAGGCGAGTCGCCCCGCGTCTTAA
- a CDS encoding ABC transporter ATP-binding protein — MSKLIHPSDVSPQLTKTPVAVRMAGITKVYGSGNAEVRALDGVEFVVNVHDYCAIMGPSGSGKSTLMNMIGCLDRPTDGIYELDGINVATLGDADLADVRNRKIGFVFQQFHLLPHANAVENVMLPMIYAGVPVTERRDRAVAALTRVGLANRLTNKPNQLSGGQQQRVAIARAIVNEPVILLADEPTGALDSHTTQEVLDLFAELNASGITIITVTHEADVAQHAHRTIWMKDGRVVQSH, encoded by the coding sequence ATGTCTAAACTGATTCATCCCTCCGACGTTTCCCCTCAACTCACCAAAACGCCTGTAGCCGTGCGGATGGCGGGCATTACGAAAGTTTACGGCAGCGGTAACGCTGAAGTTCGCGCCCTCGATGGGGTGGAATTTGTGGTGAATGTCCATGACTACTGCGCGATTATGGGGCCATCGGGGTCTGGTAAATCAACCCTGATGAACATGATCGGCTGTCTCGATCGCCCCACTGACGGGATTTATGAACTCGACGGGATTAACGTGGCAACCCTCGGTGATGCAGACTTGGCCGATGTGCGTAACCGGAAAATTGGCTTTGTCTTCCAACAGTTCCACCTCCTGCCCCACGCCAACGCCGTCGAAAACGTGATGCTACCGATGATCTATGCGGGTGTTCCCGTCACGGAGCGGCGCGATCGCGCCGTCGCCGCCCTCACCCGTGTCGGCCTCGCCAATCGCCTCACCAACAAACCCAACCAACTCTCCGGCGGTCAACAGCAGCGCGTCGCGATCGCCCGTGCGATCGTCAACGAACCCGTGATCCTCCTCGCCGACGAACCCACCGGAGCCCTCGACTCCCACACCACCCAAGAAGTCCTCGATCTTTTCGCCGAACTCAACGCCAGCGGCATCACGATCATCACCGTCACCCACGAAGCCGATGTCGCCCAACACGCCCACCGCACGATCTGGATGAAAGACGGGCGCGTGGTGCAGTCCCATTAA
- a CDS encoding tRNA (cytidine(34)-2'-O)-methyltransferase, protein MPHVVLVHPEIPPNTGNIARTCAATKTELHLIEPLGFELSDRYLKRAGLDYWPYVKLHCHPDIESFYHVQAQRGGRCIGFSVSGTCSHTDFQFQADDWLLFGCETQGLPKAVLAACPATVYIPMAEPGVRSLNLSVSVAIGLFEARRQVGLLP, encoded by the coding sequence ATGCCTCATGTTGTTTTAGTCCATCCCGAAATCCCCCCCAACACCGGCAATATTGCCCGCACCTGTGCCGCCACAAAAACAGAGCTACACTTGATTGAACCCTTGGGGTTTGAGTTAAGCGATCGCTACCTAAAGCGAGCCGGATTAGACTATTGGCCCTACGTTAAACTGCATTGCCATCCAGATATTGAATCGTTTTATCATGTACAAGCCCAGCGCGGCGGCCGCTGTATCGGCTTTAGTGTCTCCGGAACCTGTAGCCATACTGACTTCCAATTCCAAGCCGATGACTGGCTCCTCTTTGGCTGTGAAACCCAAGGATTGCCCAAGGCCGTCCTTGCCGCCTGTCCCGCCACTGTCTACATTCCTATGGCAGAACCAGGGGTGCGCAGCTTGAATCTGTCGGTGAGCGTGGCGATCGGACTCTTTGAAGCCCGTCGTCAGGTGGGACTCCTGCCATAG
- the thrB gene encoding homoserine kinase → MDVVVKITVPATTANLGPGFDCIGAALTLYNRFEFTPADALQIDVRGEGQELVSQGTDNLVYQSFCYLYAELGQMPPPIHLEIKMGIPLARGLGSSATAIVGGLMGANDLAGHPLDTTALINLATQIEGHPDNVVPALLGGCHLAAKDGEDWHIGSISWHPSLIPVVAIPNFTLSTEVARSVLPSEVSRQDAISNIARFGLLLRGLETGCEDWLRVGLQDSIHQPYRQTLIKGYEAVHAAALAAGAYGMVISGAGPTVLAMTHADEANAVATSMESTWRGLGIEPQIHILSMDTAGARSLI, encoded by the coding sequence ATTGATGTTGTGGTAAAAATAACGGTTCCGGCAACAACGGCCAATCTTGGCCCAGGGTTTGACTGCATTGGTGCGGCTCTCACGCTTTACAATCGCTTTGAATTTACTCCGGCTGACGCGCTTCAGATTGATGTTCGGGGAGAGGGGCAAGAGTTGGTAAGCCAGGGAACTGATAATTTGGTGTATCAATCGTTTTGCTATCTTTATGCGGAGCTTGGCCAAATGCCGCCGCCGATTCATCTGGAGATCAAGATGGGGATTCCGTTGGCGCGGGGCTTGGGCAGTTCGGCGACCGCGATCGTCGGCGGGCTGATGGGTGCCAATGATTTGGCGGGACACCCCTTAGACACCACCGCGCTGATTAATTTAGCAACCCAAATTGAAGGCCATCCCGACAATGTTGTACCGGCTTTGTTAGGCGGGTGTCACCTGGCCGCGAAGGATGGCGAGGATTGGCACATTGGCAGTATTTCCTGGCATCCGTCGCTCATTCCCGTGGTGGCGATTCCGAATTTTACGCTCTCGACGGAAGTGGCGCGATCGGTGTTGCCGTCGGAGGTGAGCCGTCAGGATGCGATTTCAAATATTGCCCGGTTTGGCTTGCTGTTGCGGGGGTTGGAAACGGGCTGCGAAGACTGGCTGCGGGTGGGTTTGCAGGATTCAATTCACCAACCCTATCGCCAAACCTTAATTAAGGGCTACGAGGCGGTTCACGCGGCAGCGTTGGCGGCGGGAGCCTACGGCATGGTGATTAGTGGAGCAGGGCCGACGGTGTTGGCGATGACCCATGCAGACGAGGCCAATGCGGTGGCGACGAGTATGGAATCGACTTGGCGGGGGTTGGGGATTGAGCCGCAAATTCATATTTTGTCGATGGATACGGCGGGGGCGCGATCGCTGATCTAA